TATTTCTGGGTTTCGTATATTTGGTATATGACACAGAGGGAAAGTAATTTATTCTGAATACTGATTTATTCATGTTCAGCGTTTCACTTGCTTCCTTGACTTTTTGTCCATCTCTTAGCTCAAGAACGTCAATCATTTCTGCACAGCACTCaggctgaaagcagcagaagtcTCAATGAAAGGACACCAGGAGCTACACAGGAGCCTAGTGGGCCAGGTCAGCTGTTACAGATGATTTCATCTTCGAACACTTTACTCTTCCTAACATTACCAGAGAATGATGATTggcttaataaaaaaaaaaaaagtgaagtgaaCTTAGCATGATTAAGCTAAGAACATTTGTAAAACTtgttcaaataaatatttaaactaCTGCATTACTAAGTTAAATTAAGtagtagaaaaacaaacaaaaagcagcactgaattGTAAGAGAAAATATAGTGATGTACAGTGTTTTCATCAGTCATATGATTGGCCTTTAGGGGAaccaaataataaaatgttatcAGATCAGTGTGCTCCAATTGCCAGTATACTGCACTGATATTGAGATAGTCATGCGTGCTTAACAGTGTGTCAGAATGCAGACTGCCACATGGCTTTAAGGAGACAGAACATGTGTATGTGCTTATGGCCACATATGTGCTTTACTTCaaataataaagacaaaaatcacaaagaatAGGCAGGAGAAGGGATGTATGTGAATATAGTGCTGAGATAAGGATAAGTAGTTTCAAATGGGAGTTGGAAAGGAGAAGATTCTTGCACCTTGGTGATATTGTGTGAATAACCAACTTTCCCAGTGCTGGAAGGAGGAAGATGCTGTCTAGTAAGGCAGCCAGGACTCCTATGAAGAAATGAGCCTGATCAATGAAACGTGAAGCAGGGCCGCTTATTTTAGTAGTAATCCTAGGCTAAAAATAACTCTAAAACTAAAATCTCAAACTTccatgttaatttttttcagtgtggttttttttcttttcttttaaatcaaattgGATCAGTTTGGAATTGGAATCTAGTCTGGTTGCCAACCCTGAAAATAAAACCTGGGACCAGGATTATCTGTCTGCCCTGGTCTGTCATTCTACCACCTGCTGTCAGGACTAAAAGCCAGATTGTGTTTCCAGCTACTGCAGTGCCATTGTGCCATTTATAAACCACATTTCCAGGTTCACTTGTGCAGCTTGACTACTCCCTGCAGCAGGAACCAAGAGAAATGTAACTGCAGAAACTGTTGTGTCCTGCAGATTATCATTCAATTATCTATTTTGATGGATGGAGATGAGTCACTAAAGTTCACTTCCTCTCAGTGACAATTCAACCAGGAGCAGAAGTGTATAGACCTATCTGTTTGCCCATGCCAGAGAGTAGTGTTATAAGAGTAAGTATTCAAAAACCATCTGCCAATGGCTTATCTCCAAGATGATGCTGAAGAAAGGTGAGGACAAGGCAGACTCAACTGCTTAGTTAAGATATAATCACAGCTTTATGTTTAAGTAGAGACCAAGGGGAAAGAAACAGCTGAATAGGTTAACGTCCTAACCTAAAACAGTCTTACTCACCAGGGTATACCTATTAGGAGTTGTACAATCCATGTGCCTCTACAGGAGAGCATTCCGTAGGTGTTGGAACAGTTCATGCACACTGACTTGGTGCTTTTAGTGAATTGTCAATATGTTCCCCAAGTGTTCTTAAATACcagaattttaaagaatttaagtCTAGTAAGAAGAATATGCTCTTCCATGTGtaacttgctttttcttgttgCAGTTTTTAGGCCCTTGTGCCTACAGCTTGTATTTGACACTAAGCATGTGTCCGTGATTGCTGATTTATGACTGTTTACTGCCATGGGAAAAGACAGTGGTCCCTTAATGAAAAGCAGCATAAGATCAATACCAATACTGTAAACTTActctaataaatatttatatgtattgTTAAAGAATTTCTTACATAGCAATTTATTAAGTCATAGTATGGTTTTAATCATATAGTGCAGTATATTAGGTGTATGAAGTTGACTGTTTGAATTGTTGAAGGATgtcaaaaaaaattaatagcgTTCCTTACAGGAATTAAAGCGTTTAAGTAATTTAGCATCTTCTGAAAATCGCAGATGAAGTCTTGTTCCTGTCAGCTGTTAAACTCGAGTGGATAACTGGAGCCATACAGAGTTTGCAAGACCAAGTCTTTTTTTACTGCTACCTGCCTTAAAAGCTTCCAGATAGGCTCTTTTGCACCTGAAAAGACTAcaaacatcaggaaaaatttaGGAGGTCTTAAAATAAACTTGGCTGTACAGGCtggatgtctttttttcttaagacagACAAATGGTTATTCTGAAGTCATTTATCTATTAGCTATTTTTATATCTCTATTTTGAATTCATCTCTGAAAAGATGATGTATTCCTTCAGATAGTAATCTTGCGAAATTGTGATGTTATAGATAAGTAAAAATCAATGCTTTTGTGATTACAGTAAAGGAGAAAGACTAAATGAGAGTTAAATGAAAACCTTGGTGAGGTGCTAGGTGTTGGAAAAATGACTTTATGCTGATTAAAATATGCAAACCATTCCAGGTACTATTCTAGAATCATAAATACTTTATAATGGATACAGATGCTTTAATAAttagctgctgctgtgctgctgaatgTCACTAATGCACGATACATGACAAAAATCAAGATGATTCACTAGAGGTAATAACTCAAACTTTTCACTGCATTCTTGATTAACGTCTTTCAAgtcaattatatttttttccacctcaCAATTTTGTAAcgctactttttttcttctcattttgttttctgatgaagCACTTGCacaaaaaatgaatgagaatATTAGCAGTCAGGAAATGAAATTGACTTTTCTACAGAAGAAGGTTGACAACATTGCTGCTGCCATGAATGATTTGAGAAAGATGCTGTCTTCTCTGGAAGGCAAAATCAATGAAGATAAGGGTACAGACTTGCAATCTTTTCTAcaaggtaagaaaaataaatgaatgtaatCACTCAACCACTTAAAGGtgccaggaaaaaaagtgcttaaCACATTTATGGGCTGTCCTACCCTATTGTTCTTTATTTGGAAGGAACGCTATCTTTTTTGCTCTATTTCTTAATAGAGgggtatttattttttggttaAACATGTGTTGTTATGGTGGCTTTTGTAGTGACCAAAAGTTAAGTTCTTGTGTACTGAATCATCTGTGCAGTAATGTCAGCTGCTATCAAGACATTTTTACTTACTTCGAATTTCTGCAAgtaattgttattattattacattgTATTCTCTTGATAGCTGCTAAAGGAGGTAGTATTGGCTCTTATGCTAAGTGCAAGTATTATCTTCAACATGTAATTCACATATGAAAGGGAAATATATAAGGAATCCTGTAGTTGTATCTACAACGTGTTATCTTCCTGAATCATTTACCTTTGTGACAATATTAGGCTAACTCTGATAAACTTCTGTACTCAAGAGTTAACAATCAAGTAAGAAattattctttgtcttttgggTAAATGAGAATGATATGGCCAAGGATCAGAAGATTGAGCAGATGCTTTTCAACATAAATATGCATCCTTTTCTTGAGAATCCCACAGCAAGAACTGTTAGTTATCCAACTAAAATGATGTTTAACGAACACTTTGGAActtaagctttttttccctggaTATGCAGTTTATTTCTTATCTCTAAGGAACGTTTCTCAAATTGATTGTATTATATGTTTCAAAATTGAGAGGATTGTCTATTGTTTTAAAGTACCATGAAGCAATTGGATCTTTTAATGTAGAGTTAAAACCAATTGACAAAATAGGTGACTTTACACGTCTCTCGAATTTACCAGCTGTTGCCCCgttttatgtattttcagtTCTCATCTGTCTCCTGAGTTGCTCATGCCAAATGCTAGATGGCTCTCTTGTACCCTGGATCACATTTATCCTGTCCCTTAGTGACCTGCTTTCACTTCACCACATATTGCTAGATGGCATTCTTGACCCTTGGGCATACATTTAATTTGTCtttgaatattttccatttcctttctgctttctcttcattcttttttgtaCTCCACTCATTCTAGCTATCATTTTGATAATATTGCAAGAGGTCTTTTGCTCCCACTTACCCATTCCCTATTTATGTCTATATTGAGGGTCTTAGTCGTAATTAAAATGCACAGTACAAAACCCAttattttaagactttttttcaaACATGTTTCAGGTCTTTGTTTACATCTACCGTGCTCTATTTAATACTTGCTTCAATGAAATTCCAGTtgctggcattttttttctttaatttatattttcaatCTACCCCCTAATCAAGCAGTTCAAATGGAAATACTGCTTTCCTCACGAACGCTCCAATACAGGTTATTCTTGGCTTGTATGTACGTGTAGGGTAACAATTAAGTCACAACCTTGAGCACCTGCTGAAGGGGAGGAGGTGGGAATGGCTGGCCCAGGAAGCAAAGAAGCAAGCAGTTCACCTGTGCTTTGTACCTGACCTGAAGGAGTTGTCCCTGGATCCATTCCTCTCTGGGCTCTTTTAAGAGTTAGCCTCAGAAGGGAAAATGTCTCCTGGATGAAGGCTACTTCCTGAGAAGGAGTGCTCTATAGCTAGAGATTCTATCACCAGTCAAGCAAGTCAACTTTTTCTTGTATACGAATATTGATAATTTTTGTAGTAATTGACCTGGTATCACAATAACAGATCAGAAGCAATTCATATCGCTATTGGCTCATGTATACTATGTCAAAGGACAGCTATGCAGTTTCTGCCCAGCAAGTATGGCTTTGTCATACTCCAAGTGGGCAGAATGTACTGAAGTAACAGAAGCTGGCAAGCGTTTTCAAGCTTCTCTCTAGCGCAGTACAGATGCACACCAGAGGTGCATCATGGTgttgctgaaatattttcttagaagCCAGCCTGAAGAAAGCACTGGAGTATTTTTTCTACTGCCATCCTGAAGCAACATGCTTTCAAAGCATGGCAAGTCTGTAGTTGCACTGTGTTAGTTAGATATCTACTTTCTTCTcttagcttttcattttcttcccatgatctcctcctcttttctcatattaattatttatcctttttcttGTCACAAATTCTAATGGCTGTCCAGCTTTCTAATAGAGATTTGTTTGGAGTGAGGTCTTTTTTATCTGTACATAAATAATTCAGTACAATTCAcggtcctttttttttttagtcagtTCATGTATTTCAGTCCTACAAACTTGTCATCTGTGGCTATGAGGCAGCATTCACTTCAGTAACAGATATTCTCCTCTGAGTTGATTAGAGAAGCATTGTGTGCTTATGAAAGACTGTTTTCAGTACTTAGACTGTTTCTACTTTTTAGTTATTTAGAGAAAATTTTGTTCTCCATTTAATAATctctacttatttttttcttcgtTCTTTCTTGCGTATCACGACTTTCTATGGAGTCCTTTCTTCATTATTCAAATGGAcactcatttaaaaatgaactcAAGAATGGAGAATTAATTACTTCAAGTCAGAAATGTCATTTACAGCTGGATATATAATCCCAGCTCATTCTCCTgtgtacatatatttattttgcatgctatttttcaaatactaattgaaaatgaaaagggagtATATGTTGACACAGTAATTATACAGTATGTATTTCAGagcattaaaattaataatctCATGAAAAGTGTAGGGTTCTTCAGTGATCACAGGCAGTTTGGACCTTTCTATTTCACAATAAGCAACAGAAAGATTGAGTTGCGTGTGTGAACATGCTGCTGTATTCTGAGCTCAAGCTTAAAAATAAGTGGAAAAGCATGCTCCCACAGCCACAAGTGAAATTCAGAATGGCACTCTCCTATTAGGTACATTCTTTTCCCAGCCAGTAGGCAAGGGCAGCAAACCTTAAGTTGTCTGTTTTGGCAGGCTCCACCTCCCTGATGATAACATGTGAAAGTCAGTGCTGAGCTTTGCTCTTTTGGACAATTGCAGAAAGTAAATGACAGTGTAGATCCTGTAGAAGAGCTTTTGTAGCAGGATGGCCTCTCATCAGTATTTGTTGCTGATATGATGTATTGTAAGGGATTCCTTGTAGAAGGAATAAAGTAACCTTATTTCTTTCCACAGTCATGTTTCTTCATAGCTCCTTGTGTCTTGTAAAATACTTGCTAGCATCTTATAATAATCATTTCCTCTACATAGTttgcttttcattgttttcttgtaTCCTCCTCTCAGCTGCCAGTGCATCTTCACTCTTGAGTATTTTTCACTTAGAGTGttgaggcactgaaacaagtTGTCCAGAGATGTAGTGAGTACCCCATCCCTAGAGATGTTTacagccaggttggatggggcttttgtcaacctgatctagtaccTGATTAAGTGATTGGAACTCTTCCCGCAGCTTGGGGGCTAGAACTAGATAATGTTTACAGTCCCTTTTAACccctgcaattctatgatttaacTAGATGTAGAGGTTACTTCtggaagtgaaggaaaaaaaaattctgatttcacAGTGGAGCAGAATACTTGTGATatgaatgtaatttttttaatgcattggTCTTGTTGGACAGCGTTTAATTTTATCACTTAAGTCTATACATGAGTCGTACactcctgtttttcacaggaatGGAATTTCCACATTTACCTCTGCTTAATGCTTGTCAAGATTAGTATTCTGAAGAGTTACTTTAAGAGTATACGAGACTAAGTAAATACATGTACCTTAGTCTGCTTTTTGCAGCAATTGTCATATcctaattttaaatattcaagaaagccctttttttttgttcttctatcCAATATAGAAAATTGTATGACCACTTACCATATATGACATAACAGGAAAGTAATAATAATGTCTGCTTTCACTTCTTGACTATAATGTTGAtaaagcaggattttttttcctttactttccaaatggaaaaagGACATGTTGTTTTCTTATGTATGAGCAATAAAAGCACATAAATATCCTCATTTCAGTGCTCGTAGACAGCTTAGCTAAGTGATCATAGTTGACACTGTGTACTCAGAGTCCGAGTTGACTCTTTCAAAATAATAGAATAAGTCCCTCTGATTTCACTGGAAACAAGGAAGAGATTACAAACAAGTAGCTGTTCTCTGTGTTCTTCAGTTACAAATTTTGCTCTGTGGATGGGTAATTGGTGGGGATATCTCACTTGAGAACAACTCTGTGctcatattttgggggaaaaaaaggattgcTGACAgtattgttttaattatttccatatttctgcattttcctgaAGGTCTCAAATCCAGGAGTATTAATATGTTAGTCAAAGATATTGTTGGAGAACAGTTAGAAGTATTTCGAAGAGAAATGCTAGAGAACACGGCGCAGATTTTCAAGACGGTGTCTAGTTTGTCAAATGAtcttgaaaatacaaaagaattaGCGAAGCACCTaaatgaaacacaaagaaaattttctctAGAAAAGGAAATGGGGCCAACAAATCTTGACATTTTGGAGCTGAAGAGTCATATGGTAGAGATGAAAGAGGAAATTACTCTAACTTGTTATAAGCCTATGAAAGCTTtatggaaaaagcagaaatccttGGAAGACAACTTAGAGCATCAACAGTCAAGAAGTGTCATTTATTATGAATCTTTAAATAAGACCCTTAATGAAATGAGAGATGCTCATGAACAATTATTATCAGCTGAAGcatctccaaaacaaaacatcccTTCGACAGATGAAGTCATAGAGTACAATATTACAGAGTACATGTTCACTCTGCATGAGAAGGTGAAAAAACAAGATCTAATAGTACTACAGATCTATGATGACTTAAGAGTCCAGGATAACAAAATTAGCAACCTCAGTCTTGAATTGGAAATTCAGAGAGGATCTGTTCTGGGAGTCTGTGATGACATGTTGTCTGAGAGCAGAAAGGATTTCCAAATGCAGCTGTCAGGAACCCAAGAAAATGTTCTTGTCCTAAACAGAAGCATCTCTGATTTGGTCCTTTCATTGGACAGTAAGATGGACAAAATGAATGAGCAAATTAATGACTTGTCATATGATATGGAGATCCTGCAACCCTTTATTGAGCAAGGTCCACCTTTTAGTCTGACTTCTGAGTATGATCAACGAATCCAATCTGAAGCAATCAATGAGAAACTTGAAAACCTCACAGTTATTGTTAACAGAATGAGTTCTATCATTAAGGAACTCTCAAAAACTCAGGAAGGacttaaaaacaaatctcaGGATTATCAGGAGTTCTTGGAGAGTCGTATGAATGAGTGCTCTGTGGAAATAGAAGATGGATTAAACAAGACCATGATAATAATAAATAGTGCTATTGATTCTATTCAAGACAATTATGTACAGAAAGATATGTTATATACTCTGAAAAATGAGACTGAGGTCTGCTGTGGCAGGGCTGAGAAGCTGGACAGCCTGTTGGCTGTCCTTTCCCAATTCCAACAGTTGAATGAATCCATCTGGACATCACTTATTGGCAAGCAGAAGCACGAATTCACTTCACAAGTAGTTCCATTGCTTTCTGATCTCCCACGTGTAGAGTCTGACAAAACTATCCTTCACAATTTTAGAAGAATTtactatattttaaatgaaacatcGTCAAAAATAGACAATCAGCAACAGGATATTGCTCACCTGGAAGAAAAACTAATTGACTATCTGGAAGCATCAAAGGACCTTGAAGTTCGTCTCCTGGTTGCAGAGTCAAAAATTTCCAAGTTTTTGGCAAATAACTgtgtttcacagaaaaaaactaAAGCTACTTTGACAGAGAAAGAACAAGCAGCCTCACTTCAGCTCCAGCCACTGACTTCCAGAATCAAGGCCCTGGAATCAAAGTCAATCCATTTCTCAAACAGCATCGTACTTCTGAACAAGACTGCGTATGAGGCCTGGGGGTTGTGTCAAGATGCCAACAGCAGGATCCAGAAAGTGAATGCAAGTATACCTGTATTAATTCAACTTGCTCAGCCAGATattcctctgctgcacagaggaCTCCAAGAGCTCATTGAGTCTGTGCTTGAGATAAAAGCAGGGACTATACTGACAAATCTAACACAGCATGTTGACACGTTGGTGGCAAGTGCAATAAACAATGTTACTGAACTTCAGAAGCAAGTGAAACCAACTATGAAGAAACCAGCTCTAGTGAAAAAGGAGCAGCAAACATCACCATGAGTCTGACAAGCCGAAGTCAGAGAAATACAGATAACACCATAGACTCAGGTAACATGTTTTAGTTTATGCCAAATTTGGCTCTTTTGTAGTGGTCCTAAGCAATCAATGTGATGAACTGAGTAAAAAAGTAGCCATAACAGAGGTGGCTTAAGAACTTGATTTAAGGTGAGTAAAGGCTTAAAAGAATGCCATGAGAAGTGTCTTATGGGAATCTGAGGTTGCTCTATCCTCTTAGTTgcaagaagatttttttctttctcatgaagTCATCCAGAAGCTCCACAGAATTTTTCCTTAATAAATTCGTATTTGTTCTATTTAAGTTATGTGGATGCATAAACTCAGCTGAAAACCTGACCTTTCAAACCTAACTGACAATTTAGACAAAATCTAAACTACAAGACTTTGTGCTTGCATATCAATTGTCAATTTCTGTAAAAATGTGCATACTAGAGGAGAAATCTGGAGTTGCATCAATGCTTAGCAGCATCAGTAGGGATGATAAGTACTAGAAATATTAAGCGAGTGAATACACCAAATGATTGCAACAAGGCTTTTGCCAGTTCCTTCAGACTTCACTAAGATTATTAGTGCAGTTACGGTTATAACAGTATCCTTGCAGAATCAAGAGTCAGGCCATAAAGTAGGTTTGACACTTGAGTGTGGTTGGCTTTCAAATGTTTAAATTCAAACATGATCATAAGAAATGAATTCCTATGGATGAtttcataaaaatacatttagttATGCCTTTTGGCATCACTGCTCAGAGAAACATGTTTTATGGAGATAACTTCTCTGACAAGGTACGTAAAATGAAGAGTGGTTAAGTGACTAGGAATACTTAGAGGGAAGCTCATTTAGATTAAAATAAGCAGGATAGAGCAAATATAGGCAAGTGTCCAGATAGTTTTTAGGACCCAGATCTAAATCTTTTCTATACAGCATTCTTATAGTTAAGAAAATCTCTGAAACTCTATTTGGTCCCTGTTCTGAGCAGATGTAGGGGTAGGGAGAGCTGACAGTATTGTTATTGTGCAAGCTTGCCCTTCATCCTTCCCTTTTTCCACCTGCACTAGGAACAGCCATTTCAGTACTCAGTGCAAGGATGCTTATTAACACCTTAATCCCATGAGTATCTTGACTTCTGCTGAAATCCATCCACGCTTAAGGAATTAATTCCTTGGTTATCTTTTCAGTTAGGGAAGGcacactggggggaaaaaaaaaagcccttgcAACAAAATTTGTTGATTTTGACTTTGGAAACAGCAATTatctttgctttgtgtgtgtatcttttctgtcagtttctgctgcagcacaggatgGAAATAGAAAACACTTGATCACAATTAAAACAGGGAGAATAAGAGCTGATGTCTTTTGATTCCTCTTAAGTCTTTTACATTGTTGGAAACTGTCATTAGTGTCACCTGCCTGAAGCACAGGAAGTTGCCATCTGCTCTCTgctttattgcattttattgcATTAATGTCTTTCCTAGTTATTTACCTCATGATGAATTTTAACAAGTAGCATATTTGTTAATGTTGTTTATGTTCTCACTCTTGCAGAAAGTGCAGATCTTAGCAGATACAGTAAAACCCTATTTTTAAACAAGGTATTCATAATGTAGAGTTTATGCAGTATTCCAGTAGTAATGAACTCAATTAGGTTTTTTTGCTTAGCTAAGTCGTACATCATGTTCGTGAAAGTTTAAGAAGTAAGACTATTATTTTAGTTGACAAGTATTCATTTTCTACATCGATAGACTTTACTTCTCTAggaaagctttttctctcaagTTTCAGGAGACCATCCAGAAGTATGTGCTGACTGTACTTAATTTTCTATAAGAAAACTTAAAGTTCAGTAGCTAATTATGGAATGTATTAACTCTTAGACCACCTTTTTAATTCACAGAGATTGGAATCATATTTTATATACAGCACAAATGTGAATGATAATTCTCACTGGTTCCAGTGTGTTCAATATTTGATCCTTCTTGAACAGATTGCAGTTTTTCAGTGACATTAATGTGTTCAGGATTTGGCCCTGAGGTAACATTTTCCACAGCAGTCATTTAAAATCAAGTAGAAATGATGTTAATTTTTTGTTATGTAGGTAGGTACATGCAATTTTGGAGACTTCTCATGTTGTGGATtgaataaaagaaaagttttcatCGGGTAGAAGCTGTTATATGTGTATAAAGAATGGAAAATCCAACTTTTTACTTGATAATAAATATAATGACTGTTTGGGttaataaaaaaggaatgtCTTAAGACATCTTCGAGTAGCTAACATGAGGGTGATGCatttctttagagaaaaaaaatacccagtAAAATTGTCATTGTTTGGATTATGAATTAgattaaatttaatttccaAACACTGTACTACAAGAGCATGATGCAGAATAAGGGCAGCATATCTCTGTTCCCATTTGTCCATTGCCCATTGATTTTGTTCTCTAGAGAATCTATTGTAGTTTTCAGAGGTAAATGTGCTCTTTAAAGGTATGTGTTAGTTGTGGTTGTCCTTTATTCAGATTATTCCGTCCTAACGTAATACGCTCACACTCTGTTATTCATGTTTATGTTAATTatgttaatgcattttaaacagTGCGTGGTTGTAAGATTAAGGTTGTTTCTTTGTTATCTTTCATTTATCTTATTTCTGACCCTTCCATTACAGTACTTTCACATAGGAATGACTAGAATCAATGCTTTCAGTACCCTGGCGAATGAGGCACCAAAGGAGTTTAGGATTGTGGTCTCAGTAATAGCCACTTTTTATTTCGTTTTTGTTCTTAGCAAAGAAAGGCAACGTTCTGTACTGAAACAATGGATAATAACTTTCAGTAGCTATACTTCACATTTTGGGAATTGCACGCTGGAACTGAAGATCAAGTCAGAAAGCTTGCAGTTGAATATgtggaaaatgtttctttcttattGTCAGATTTCAGTTGCACATGATTTCTGATTCCTAAAAGAAATGCAGGCTTCCCTTTCATTTATATCCTGCAATTAATTTATCCCATTTAAATGTTTTGCATCTTGTGTGTTAATTGTATGAATATGATGATAATTATAGTTGAGTTTTGTGGCATATGcttccattttgcatttttactcTTTAGACTAACGGGTAGATGAAACAACTTTCTTATGTTTAGTACTCATGAAAACTGAATAGTGCTGAAAGACACACATGGGAGCGTTAGATGCATCTTATTAACAAAGAAGCACCTCACTAGAGTTGTCAGAGTCCCAGTCGTTCAGATCCATCTTGACAATGTGCTTCCATCCTAAATCTGAGAGCACAACTTCAGAACTGGTGTGTGGTAAAGGGCCTCCtgtccttgcttttttttttttgccgaAGAGTGTTGTGAGGTgagtgggttttttgtttcatttttttagtATTACAGGCACCCCACAGCGCTTGTCCCTGAACTCTCTTCCAAGACCCAAGGTCACTAATAGCTTGGCTATCTTAAGTAGCCTGACCTATTCCCACACTGCACCCCTGCCCATGTTTTTGAGAGCCCTGCTTCTTCTAAGGCCAGGAAAACCATTGGGATGTCACGTTCCAGGGGCATGTTTTAGCGGAatgttgttagagttagggtagtatggttaggtcatgcttggactcaatgatctctaagatcttttccaacctgggtgattctgtgattctcaggTCTTCTTGGGGGCTTGCTGGGCTGTGGCTGGCCCTGGTTTCTGTGAGCAACTTGCCTTGCTCTGCTTGTCATCTTTCTAGGAGGTGCCCTAGCCCTGTTGCTACCCCAAGATCCAATGGGCAGTTCTTCtttggcagctttgggactCCTTGCATCCAGGCTAACTAAGATGCTCAATGTTTTTACCATGGTCAGATTGAGAGCAGTAAGCTAGCCAAGATGAATAATTGTAGACTGACAGCTGGTCAGACCCTGTGCAGCCACAGTGCTTTAGTGGATTTCTCGACTCTTCCAGTCTCTTAGGGCTTCCAGCGACATGATTGTGGAAGCACTGGGAAGTCACTTCCTTTTCAGACATATTCAGATTGAGCTCCTGTCATCACATTTTTCTCTAAGGAGGCCATTAAGTTGCTGAATATTCTATTTGCTTCTAAACAATATTGCAGTAGATACTGGCAAagtatcatttattttctttttaatacttaTTGATACAGCATTGGCAGCCTATTTCCCAAAAGAGCTTTTGGCTGCTTGCCTTTCCAAAGAGTAGAAAAAACTCAGCATTAACCAGC
Above is a window of Meleagris gallopavo isolate NT-WF06-2002-E0010 breed Aviagen turkey brand Nicholas breeding stock chromosome 4, Turkey_5.1, whole genome shotgun sequence DNA encoding:
- the MMRN1 gene encoding LOW QUALITY PROTEIN: multimerin-1 (The sequence of the model RefSeq protein was modified relative to this genomic sequence to represent the inferred CDS: inserted 1 base in 1 codon), producing NGSGKTPISQPSPTCTHFLKTQSCSPPHCYQNWCAYTHTRLLPTVVVDNLETLSSGRAKPCTWLFGSCAQSSQTRRHQAYRIEHKIVTSLEWRCCPGYSGQNCQPKAQERQSFLHSTQAESSRSLNERTPGATQEPSGPALAQKMNENISSQEMKLTFLQKKVDNIAAAMNDLRKMLSSLEGKINEDKGTDLQSFLQGLKSRSINMLVKDIVGEQLEVFRREMLENTAQIFKTVSSLSNDLENTKELAKHLNETQRKFSLEKEMGPTNLDILELKSHMVEMKEEITLTCYKPMKALWKKQKSLEDNLEHQQSRSVIYYESLNKTLNEMRDAHEQLLSAEASPKQNIPSTDEVIEYNITEYMFTLHEKVKKQDLIVLQIYDDLRVQDNKISNLSLELEIQRGSVLGVCDDMLSESRKDFQMQLSGTQENVLVLNRSISDLVLSLDSKMDKMNEQINDLSYDMEILQPFIEQGPPFSLTSEYDQRIQSEAINEKLENLTVIVNRMSSIIKELSKTQEGLKNKSQDYQEFLESRMNECSVEIEDGLNKTMIIINSAIDSIQDNYVQKDMLYTLKNETEVCCGRAEKLDSLLAVLSQFQQLNESIWTSLIGKQKHEFTSQVVPLLSDLPRVESDKTILHNFRRIYYILNETSSKIDNQQQDIAHLEEKLIDYLEASKDLEVRLLVAESKISKFLANNCVSQKKTKATLTEKEQAASLQLQPLTSRIKALESKSIHFSNSIVLLNKTAYEAWGLCQDANSRIQKVNASIPVLIQLAQPDIPLLHRGLQELIESVLEIKAGTILTNLTQHVDTLVASAINNVTELQKQVKPTMKKPALVKKXAANITMSLTSRSQRNTDNTIDSGQYSACVSSPCQNGGTCINDRQRFVCACRHPFGGVSCSTKLVNDDTLSVDFSKGSYRYAPMVAFFASHTYGMTTPGPIRFNNLDVNYGASFAPATGKFHVPYLGVYVFEYTIESFSPRASGYLVVDGTDKLSFQAENINSNKYNDRVIAGNALLELNYGQEVWLRLAMGSIPAKYPPVTTFSGYLLYRT